The following coding sequences are from one Bradyrhizobium sp. 200 window:
- a CDS encoding recombinase family protein produces the protein MTAILKNPAYAGAFVYGRTWQKPSRTPGAPPQKSRRTGMDWRIAVRDKYPAYIDWETFLREDPGHAARQSRRIPTH, from the coding sequence GTGACCGCGATCCTGAAGAATCCGGCCTATGCGGGTGCCTTTGTCTATGGAAGGACTTGGCAGAAGCCATCCCGAACACCAGGAGCGCCTCCACAAAAATCGCGGCGGACAGGAATGGACTGGAGGATCGCGGTGCGGGACAAATACCCTGCCTATATCGATTGGGAGACCTTCCTTCGAGAAGATCCAGGCCATGCTGCGAGACAATCGCGCAGAATACCAACACATTAG
- a CDS encoding recombinase family protein — translation MGSELVKPDHLDSKAVVYVRQSTPHQVITNQECLKLQYALSQRARELGWREADIDVIDSDLGQSGGAAAHRKGFKDLVARVTLGEIGLILSIDVTRLARNCSDWYPLLDVCGHRRCLIADRDSAYDPGTLNGRLLLGLKGTISELELPTITSRMTTGLLAKAERGDLTLQLPAGLVRAPSGVVTKDPNVEVQGRLSLLFETFLEARTAAQVMRMFTSRGLALPRRDRHGGRPPSRL, via the coding sequence ATGGGCTCGGAACTCGTCAAACCGGATCACCTGGACAGCAAAGCAGTGGTGTATGTGCGGCAATCGACGCCACACCAGGTGATCACCAATCAAGAATGCCTAAAGCTTCAGTACGCCCTCTCTCAGCGCGCTCGCGAGCTCGGATGGCGCGAGGCGGATATCGATGTGATTGATAGCGATCTTGGGCAGAGCGGCGGTGCCGCAGCCCACCGGAAAGGATTTAAGGATCTGGTCGCGCGCGTCACTCTTGGAGAAATCGGTCTTATTCTGTCGATAGACGTGACGCGCCTGGCTCGCAATTGTTCGGATTGGTATCCGCTCCTCGATGTCTGTGGGCATCGTCGTTGTTTGATCGCTGATCGGGATAGCGCTTATGATCCTGGAACGCTCAACGGGCGTCTTCTGCTCGGCTTGAAGGGAACGATCTCAGAGCTTGAATTGCCCACGATCACGAGCCGGATGACCACCGGGCTTTTGGCAAAGGCCGAACGCGGTGACTTGACCCTGCAACTTCCCGCTGGCCTTGTCCGCGCCCCCTCCGGCGTGGTCACCAAGGATCCCAATGTCGAGGTGCAGGGGCGCTTGTCGCTGCTCTTCGAGACATTCCTGGAAGCGCGGACCGCCGCGCAGGTGATGCGGATGTTCACCAGCCGCGGCTTGGCCTTGCCTCGTCGTGATCGCCATGGCGGTCGGCCACCGTCTCGCCTGTGA